The Colletotrichum destructivum chromosome 8, complete sequence genome includes the window TGTAGCATCGCTGGGGCTGATGTTTCTCAAGATAAGGAACATGTAACAGGAAGCTTATTACATGCTAAGGAGTTATAAGTTTACTATTCATCCCTGATTGTAGTACTCGCAGATAGGTAGTATTAGCATTGAGGGTAAATTGGAATTTAGAATTAGAGTCGACTCCTACCTGAGTGACATTCTAATAAGATGTGTGGGATGCTCTCATTGAACATTGTTTTATTGGTTCTACATGTCATCTAGACCTGCCAGCTAGATCCGACTCACTGTGCTCACCTAGAACATCTTTCAAGGTCCGCTTGAAGTGATCATCCTGTCGTGTTTCGGATACATCAAGCTACAGAGCTTACTTCTTTTGGAGTTTAGACGACTATTTCTTATTCTTATCCTAGCGGGAGGTAGTTATAGGCTGATAGAAAATAGTAGTGACAGTGCATTGAATGCGCATCAATGGTTGAGGAAAGGGGTGATCTGCTCGACGCAGCAGGAGATGCAGGTTTCGGTAGGTCCGTAACCCCCGAATTGGGAAACAAGATCTTACCATCTGCTCAGGGCTTCCTGGGTGACGGCCTCACCGCCCGAGACGAGGGTCTCGAGAGTCGGCACGTCCTCTAGCTTCAGGAGCCTGATGTACGAGGGAGTGAAGAAGGCCTAGTTTGCTCTCATGCCAGTGATTGCCTGAGCGAGATTGCCCATCCTGACTTCTTCGGAGGGGATACAGATGCAGCCTCCGTAGTACATGGCGCCCAAGATTTCTATGATGCAAGCGTCAAACGTGTAAGACGCAAAATGAATGATGCGGGTCTGGTTTGACATGCGCATGGCTTTCCCGTTGGTCGAGAGGGAAGAGAGTAGTGCGTAATAACGCCCTGGGGCCTGCTAGCAGAGCCGGAAGTGAAGAGTATGTAGGCCGTGTCCGAGGGTGACGCGCCCGAGGAGCCGACGAGCCCCTTGGTGGAAGCCGCAGGGAGATCGATGATGACGGAGCGGCTCACCACCAACATttcaaggagctcggcgtTTGGTGTTTCACATTTGGACAAGAGCTGTGGGTGAATGACTTCATGTTAGCATATCCAAGGAGACTTTCTCTACATGACGCGGGGACTTCTTACCTCTTTAGATGTCAACACCAACCGAGCTCCGACTTGTCCAATAATCTCTAGCAGTCGAGCTGGGGGATGAGCGGCGTCAAGCGGCACGAAAGCACCGCCCGCCTTCAAAATACCCATCATGGACACAATAGCCCAAGCGGATTTCTTAAAGCATACAGGAACCACCACCTCAGGCCCAACgccgagacgatggagatggtTGGCTAAGGCCGTAAAGTAGCGATCAAGCTCGGGGTCGGGGACGTGGGGGCCGAATCGGGCTTCGGCCATGATGCCCGCGTCGGCGACCCGGAACTCAAGAGTGAGGGAGAAGGTCTCGAAATTGGCGTTGTCGGTTTCGACCGACTCCAGCAGCTCTCCAAAGCTCTCGTCGATCTCTTGGTCGACCTGGGTCACGAGAGTCTGGAGGTCGGAGGCTAGGAGGCCGTCGGGACCCAGCCTCTTGATGTTCTGCATGCCGAAGTGCATGTGCGGCACCAGGCTGTCCGAGTACTCTTGCACTGCGGCCACGGAACCGCTAACCGTGGAGAGTTTTGTAGGCCGCAGATGGTGTTGGGGGAAACATCGGGCACGAGATATCCCGATGGCGTTCTCCCGGAACGTCTTGGACACGTCCGAGTCGAGGTTGCTGAGGAACAGATAGTTCATGAAAGAATTGAAgggaggctggctggccagtGGTTGATCGAGGTATGCCGCGCTGCTGTGCAAATATGAGCGGCATCGACCAGCCGTCGTACAGGGCGTAACGGATGCTCATTACAAAGAAACGGTCTGAGGGCGACTGCTCTATCAAGGCGAAGCGGCACAGAGTCTCCCCGTACCTCGGGGGGTTCATGCTGTCAACGGCGAGGTGCCTCGAGAGATTGTCGTCGATGGTCCTGGTTCCTGGGCAGTCGGAGACGATTTGGAATTTTTTCGAACCCGAGAGGATCAGTCAAGTCCTTAAAATTTCGGTAGCAGCGAAATTGAGTCCCAGGCCCTTTGAGGCGCTGGGCATTAACTAAGACTGGCACCCTAAAGACCATCAGGAGGAAGCTGGCGCCATGTTGCCTTGCGGACACAGCCATCATGCCCTCCTGCAGCGGCGTCTCGGACTGGCCGTCTCTCAGGAAAGCATTAGCCATATTGTTGACCGTCGGGTTCTGGAAGATTTGAAAGACCTCGAGGGCGGAACAGGCTGCTCGGCAAGCCCCGACAAGCTTGATGGCGTTGATCGAGTCACCGCCCAGGCGGGAAAAGTTGCCTTGGGCCAAGATGCGACCCTTGGGGATCCCAAGAGCCTCGGCCCAGAGATGCTGGAGTGACAGCTCTGTCTCAGTCAGGGGTCTCTGCTTCAtcgtcgcgccgccacggAGAGCGAGCAGGAGGTTTTCCTCGGAGACGCTCATGGCTCTCAGACGGCCCCGGTCCGTCTTTCTTAATAAGTCAAAGCACCTACATTTCAGCCACCCCTACATTTCAGCACCTTAGATAAGGGTATTCCTACTAACACTAGTATGTTTAATTAATTATTAACTTTACCTAGATGCTACTATAATACAGCTTTTAGCCTTACTAGGTAAATTAGCCTTACTAGATTTATCTgtaatatcctcttttttGCTAGCCTTAATTTAAGCCTTCTAGATATCCTTAATATTAGCAAACTTAGTATTTAAGTTAATTTAAACTacccttcttttccttgctgcAGTATTAGTAACTTAAGCTTGTAGGAGCTTTAGCTTATGCTAGGCAGTAGCTAGGTTATATACCTGCttactaaagcctttttttacctttataaagAGAAGGTATTAAGTAGAGGCATTATTATCTAGCTTTATAAATAGCTTTAGTTAGCTAGCTAGATCCTTTATCTTCCTTAGCGTTAACTATACTACTGCAAATAATATAGATACCTATCCTTTAGCTTTCTTACCTCTAGACTACTTTTTACTAACTTAATTTAATGATACTAATAGCTTTAGTATTATTAAGAGTAAAAGGGAGCTTATTAAAGGCTTTACTATAAAGATAGGCTATAACTTTATCTATTTCTAACTACTTTTAATATTTTATATTATTATACCTATAGTATAAGCCTTataataacagcctataaagttctTTTTACCTACAATAGTTAAATTATTTTACTAACTAAAGTATTTAAGCTTCTTTTTATAAGCTACCTTAATAAAGCTAAAGACTAACTAATTAAGTAGCTAGAAAATATAAAAAGTatataaaaataaaaacaaTAGATAAATATTATTTATATAGTATAACTATATAAAGTTAGTTATTATATAACTTTTACATCTATTTATAATTAGCAGCCTAACCTTCTTACCTTAAAAAAGGGTTTAAAGAATAAAAACCTTTTATAGCTATTTAACTATAGTAGTATCTAAAGTCTATTTATTCTTTATTATAGTAAACTACTATCCTTTATAAAGGCTAAAGTCTAAAGGAAACTACTATTACTAAACTACCTTacttttatatataataaggggatTTAAAATATAGCCTAAAGTAGAGATGCATTTAATAATAGATACCTATATCTTTAATTTAGGCTGTTTCTTATAAACAGACTTTATTTTAAATATACTTAGTACTAGCCTATTAAATCTCTAGTCCTTAAGGATACTAGTCTTATCTATATTATATCTATTAGATAGTTTAATGCTAATAATCTTTAGTATAGTAAGATGCTTAAACTAGTCCTTAATAACTTTAGTAAATACCTTATTAATATATCTAAAATTAATAAAGCAACTTCTTTAGACCTTAACTAATAGATTCCTTCTTATAAAGGCCTATACCTAGCCTCTTTCTATAAGCTAGGTATTCCTTATTGCATAAAGGATACATCTAGCAAACTCCTTAACCTATTAATATAAAGGAGGAAGCCTAAAGGTATGCTAAATCTACACCTATTTAGCTAGCTTAGCCTCTTAAGCAGGAGAAAGCCTCTAAAGGTTAGCAAAAGCAGCTACCCTACTTTAGGTTTTATAAAGTTAATACTAAAGGGTTATCCTAAGAATCCTATACTTATATGCTACCTTCTTTAGGCTTATGCTATTACTAATAGCTTTAACAGCCTAATTAATCTTATCTTTAGTATATTTAACTATTAGGTATAGATAAAGGTATATACAAAAAATAAAGCTATTTAGATAAGATCTGTAAATACTGTATTTATTTAAAGTTAGAGGGTAGTTATAGTATTAAAGGGAAATAAGGCATTTTTAGGTAGCTAAAATGTAGGGGTAGCCGAAATGTGGGTGCTTTGACTTATCGTCATGGGGAACCGGTAGACTGGGATGAACAGTGCAGGAACCACGTACGACGGCAGCGACTGTGCGAGGTGCTGCTCGAGGTCAACGAGTTTTGCCCTGAGACTGACGCTGATCTCAGCGAGGAGGttctccatcgtcggcgcctACGTCTTTGGATTGtcatcctctccctccccggcTCCAGCTTCTTCGACCAGGATGAAGAGCCCAAGGGCCTTTTGACGGTTGACTAAGAAGGTGATGACGTCCGCAACGACGTGTGAAACGCCGAGATGGAACTAGGCTTGGTTTTCGATGTCGCCGAGTTCCACTCTGTGGCCCCTGAGCTTCACCTGGTTTCCCTTACGTCCGACGAAGACAATGTTTCCATCGGGGACGAGCCGGACGAGATCTCCAGTCATGTAAAACCGCCTGGAACCGACTCCGCCAGGCGCATGGTGCGCAAAGTGCTTGTCTGCCCACACCGGGTTCTCGATGAACGCCGCAGCAGTCTTGTCGGCTTCATCTAAGTAGCCTCGCGCGAGGATGGGCCCTTCGACAAGGAGTTCGCCAACGGCTCCGACAGGAACGAGCCTGTTACAATCGGCTGAGTTGACACCCAAGCTCGCGAAGCCAAGGGTCGCCCGATGTTGGCCTCGTGCGCCGGTCCTAAGGCGGGCACGGGGCTCAACATGCAGGTAATGGTTGCCCCTGTGGGATTGTATACTTGGATGAGCTGCCTTCCTCCGCATCTCCAGAAGTTTAAGACATCCAGAGGCATACTCTCGCCGCCCACAATCACCGATTTGAGGGTCGGCACGGCCTCGGGCTTGATGGTCCGCAGGAAGGAAGGCATCAGAGAGGTCCATGAAATTTTCATGTCGTTGATGGTCTTTGTTATGTCTCCCATTCGCGCCGATTCGGCAGGGATacagccgcagccgccgcacTGGAAAAGATCTCTACCAAGCTT containing:
- a CDS encoding Putative AMP-dependent synthetase/ligase domain-containing protein; this encodes MNYLFLSNLDSDVSKTFRENAIGISRARCFPQHHLRPTKLSTVSGSVAAVQEYSDSLVPHMHFGMQNIKRLGPDGLLASDLQTLVTQVDQEIDESFGELLESVETDNANFETFSLTLEFRVADAGIMAEARFGPHVPDPELDRYFTALANHLHRLGVGPEVVVPVCFKKSAWAIVSMMGILKAGGAFVPLDAAHPPARLLEIIGQVGARLVLTSKEAPGRYYALLSSLSTNGKAMRMSNQTRIIHFASYTFDACIIEILGAMYYGGCICIPSEEVRMGNLAQAITGMRAN
- a CDS encoding Putative phosphopantetheine binding ACP domain, ACP-like superfamily — protein: MSVSEENLLLALRGGATMKQRPLTETELSLQHLWAEALGIPKGRILAQGNFSRLGGDSINAIKLVGACRAACSALEVFQIFQNPTVNNMANAFLRDGQSETPLQEGMMAVSARQHGASFLLMVFRVPVLVNAQRLKGPGTQFRCYRNFKDLTDPLGFEKIPNRLRLPRNQDHRRQSLEAPRR
- a CDS encoding Putative AMP-dependent synthetase/ligase domain-containing protein, yielding MGDITKTINDMKISWTSLMPSFLRTIKPEAVPTLKSVIVGGESMPLDVLNFWRCGGRQLIQPRARLRTGARGQHRATLGFASLGVNSADCNRLVPVGAVGELLVEGPILARGYLDEADKTAAAFIENPVWADKHFAHHAPGGVGSRRFYMTGDLVRLVPDGNIVFVGRKGNQVKLRGHRVELGDIENQA